The Pseudolabrys sp. FHR47 genome contains a region encoding:
- a CDS encoding amino acid permease, which produces MTDQRASGVSYEVVTVEYFDKRRLKRHARVWSLWALGVGAVISGHFSGWNLGLASGGWGGMLIAAILIAIMYLGLVFCIAEMSPALPHTGAAYSFARTAMGPWGGFITGLCENVEYVITPAVVVFFIGSYLGSIFGTPASFQPVYWIFCYAIFVGLNIAGVELSFRVTLVVTVAALACLVAFWVSAIPNMNFSRWALNVAADGSELPNGGGPLLPMGIWGGLAAMPFAVWLFLAIEQLPLAAEESVDPKTDMPRGIIAGMLTLIVSAFMILWLNASVANGTFALGKSGEPLLDGFKAIYGEGIAKVLALVAVVGLIASFHTIIYAKGRQIYSLSRAGYFPRALSITHATYRTPHFAMIGGALVALAIMLAIWFALGAEQGTAVIGGTLLNMAVFGAMISYVMQALSFIMLRVKLPGIERPYRSPFGIPGAVLTIVIALVTIAFQLVDPVYRQGVIGVAVWFAVGMIYFALIGRHKLVLSPEEEFAMGKGQVAYRTD; this is translated from the coding sequence ATGACGGACCAGCGCGCTTCCGGTGTTTCCTATGAAGTCGTCACCGTCGAGTATTTCGACAAGCGCCGCCTGAAGCGGCATGCGCGCGTATGGTCGCTGTGGGCCCTCGGCGTCGGCGCCGTGATCTCGGGCCACTTCTCCGGGTGGAATCTCGGCCTCGCCTCGGGCGGCTGGGGCGGCATGTTGATCGCCGCCATCCTGATCGCGATCATGTATCTGGGCCTCGTCTTCTGCATCGCCGAGATGTCGCCGGCATTGCCGCACACGGGCGCCGCCTATTCCTTCGCGCGCACCGCCATGGGGCCGTGGGGCGGTTTCATCACCGGGCTGTGCGAGAATGTCGAATACGTCATCACGCCGGCGGTGGTCGTATTCTTCATCGGCTCTTATCTCGGCTCGATCTTCGGCACGCCGGCGTCGTTTCAGCCGGTCTATTGGATCTTCTGCTACGCCATCTTCGTCGGCCTCAATATCGCCGGCGTCGAACTGTCGTTCCGCGTCACGCTGGTGGTGACCGTGGCGGCGCTGGCCTGTCTGGTCGCGTTCTGGGTGAGCGCGATTCCGAACATGAACTTCTCGCGCTGGGCTCTCAATGTCGCGGCCGACGGCAGCGAACTGCCGAATGGCGGCGGCCCCTTGCTGCCGATGGGCATCTGGGGCGGGCTCGCCGCCATGCCCTTTGCGGTGTGGCTGTTTCTCGCCATCGAGCAACTGCCGCTGGCGGCGGAGGAGTCGGTCGATCCCAAGACCGACATGCCGCGCGGCATCATCGCCGGCATGCTGACGCTGATCGTGTCGGCCTTCATGATCCTGTGGCTCAATGCATCGGTCGCCAACGGCACCTTCGCACTCGGCAAATCGGGCGAGCCGCTGCTCGACGGCTTCAAGGCGATTTACGGCGAGGGCATCGCCAAGGTGCTGGCGCTGGTCGCCGTGGTGGGGCTGATTGCGAGCTTCCACACCATCATCTACGCCAAGGGCCGGCAAATCTATTCGCTGTCGCGCGCCGGCTATTTCCCGCGTGCGCTCTCAATCACGCACGCGACCTATCGCACGCCGCATTTCGCCATGATCGGCGGCGCGCTGGTGGCCTTGGCGATCATGCTGGCGATCTGGTTCGCGTTAGGGGCCGAGCAGGGCACGGCGGTGATCGGCGGCACGCTGCTCAATATGGCAGTGTTCGGCGCCATGATCTCCTATGTGATGCAGGCTTTATCTTTCATCATGCTGCGGGTGAAGCTGCCGGGCATCGAACGGCCCTACAGGAGCCCGTTCGGCATTCCGGGCGCGGTACTGACCATCGTCATCGCGCTGGTCACCATCGCCTTCCAGCTTGTCGACCCGGTGTATCGCCAGGGCGTGATCGGCGTCGCCGTCTGGTTCGCGGTCG
- a CDS encoding hemolysin family protein, producing the protein MLYLEIAIVIALTLVNGALAMSELAIVSSRHSRLKTMIARDVYGSRRALALASDPGRFLSTVQIGITLVGILSGAFSGATLGLRLTGTLQSLGVPNVVADSLGVGLVVLVITYLSLILGELVPKQVALRDPERVACRVAPAMTVLSKIAAPLVTLLDVSGRTVLKLIGQSERGQSRVSDEEIQSLMAEAETAGVIEAGERQLISGVMRLADRSVRGAMTPRHEVEWIDVNADDATVRRILDDTHHALLPAGENIDDIHGVVRLRELLRAALAGEDLSVRRFVRTAPVVIDTMDSLDVLPVLRDAAIPLALVHDEYGHFEGIVTPANLMEVIVGAGKAFHDTASQEEPAAVRLGPDRWSLAGSLAADEMADLLSIALPRDRGYQTAAGFLLAQFQAIPEIGDTIAVHGWRFEVADRDGRRIDRIIATRVGSVNRRQNR; encoded by the coding sequence ATGCTTTACCTCGAGATCGCCATCGTCATCGCCCTCACCCTCGTCAATGGCGCGCTTGCCATGTCGGAACTGGCGATCGTGTCCTCCCGCCACAGCCGCCTGAAGACCATGATCGCCCGTGACGTCTACGGCTCGCGCCGGGCACTGGCTCTCGCCTCCGATCCCGGCCGTTTTCTATCGACGGTGCAGATCGGGATCACCCTGGTCGGCATCCTGTCCGGCGCGTTTTCGGGCGCGACGCTCGGTTTGCGCCTGACCGGCACGTTGCAGAGTCTCGGCGTCCCCAACGTCGTTGCCGACTCTCTCGGCGTCGGCCTCGTCGTGCTGGTCATCACTTATCTTTCGCTCATCCTCGGCGAACTGGTGCCGAAGCAAGTCGCACTGCGCGATCCCGAACGTGTCGCCTGCCGCGTCGCGCCGGCGATGACCGTGCTGTCGAAAATCGCCGCGCCACTCGTGACGCTGCTCGATGTCTCCGGCCGCACTGTGCTCAAGCTGATCGGCCAAAGCGAGCGCGGTCAATCGCGCGTCAGCGACGAGGAAATCCAGAGCCTGATGGCGGAAGCGGAAACCGCCGGCGTCATCGAAGCCGGCGAGCGCCAGCTCATCTCCGGCGTGATGCGGCTTGCCGACCGCTCGGTTCGCGGCGCCATGACGCCGCGTCACGAGGTCGAATGGATCGACGTCAATGCCGACGACGCGACCGTCCGCCGCATTCTCGACGACACCCACCACGCTCTGCTGCCGGCCGGCGAAAACATCGACGACATTCACGGCGTGGTGCGGCTGCGCGAATTGCTGCGCGCCGCGCTCGCCGGCGAGGACCTGTCGGTGCGCCGCTTCGTCAGGACCGCGCCGGTCGTCATCGACACCATGGATTCGCTCGACGTGCTGCCGGTGCTGCGTGACGCCGCCATCCCGCTGGCACTGGTGCATGACGAATACGGTCACTTCGAAGGCATCGTAACGCCCGCCAACCTGATGGAAGTCATTGTCGGCGCCGGCAAGGCCTTCCATGACACGGCCTCGCAGGAAGAGCCCGCCGCCGTGCGCCTGGGGCCCGACCGCTGGTCGCTCGCCGGCTCGCTCGCCGCCGACGAGATGGCCGACCTGCTCTCCATCGCCCTGCCGCGCGACCGCGGCTATCAGACCGCGGCCGGCTTCCTGCTTGCGCAATTCCAGGCCATTCCGGAAATCGGCGACACCATCGCGGTCCATGGCTGGCGCTTCGAGGTCGCCGACCGCGACGGCCGCCGCATCGACCGCATCATCGCGACGCGTGTCGGCTCAGTGAACCGGCGTCAGAACCGCTGA
- a CDS encoding DUF1772 domain-containing protein, whose translation MLLLQFIALFLTAFALVPGASHAASLLTKLAMTQDAYFTAQAVYNGWALFGIASVGALVANAVLAFALRKQTVPFRLMLLAVFCLAGGLAIFFAFTYPANIATANWTVAPTGWQALRWQWEMSHAANAALTLAAFCALCLATLMAERE comes from the coding sequence ATGCTTCTTTTGCAATTCATCGCGCTCTTCCTCACGGCCTTCGCCCTGGTGCCGGGCGCCTCGCATGCCGCCTCGCTCCTCACCAAGCTGGCCATGACACAGGACGCCTACTTCACGGCGCAGGCGGTCTATAACGGCTGGGCGCTGTTCGGTATTGCCTCCGTCGGCGCGCTCGTCGCCAATGCCGTGCTCGCCTTCGCGCTCAGAAAGCAGACGGTGCCGTTCCGGCTGATGCTGCTCGCTGTGTTCTGCCTTGCCGGCGGGCTCGCGATCTTCTTTGCCTTCACCTATCCGGCCAACATCGCCACCGCGAACTGGACCGTGGCGCCCACCGGCTGGCAGGCGCTACGCTGGCAATGGGAGATGTCGCACGCCGCCAATGCGGCGCTGACACTCGCCGCGTTCTGTGCGCTGTGCCTGGCGACGCTGATGGCGGAGCGGGAGTGA
- a CDS encoding homoserine O-acetyltransferase produces the protein MLRALQLAVAKFVCALVLLSPLPALAQSDLIVEKKTFSIPSYTTVGGATIKDVKIGWQSAGTLNADKSNAILITHFFSGTSHAFGKYSKDDKAAGYWDYLIGPGKTIDTNKYFVLSSDTLVNLNVNAPNVVTTGPASINPDTGKPYGMSFPVVSIKDFVRVQKALIDSLGIKKLHAVMGASMGALQTYEWAATYPEAVDRIVPVIGTPGGDAFLIEWLNIWAAPIKLDPNWNGGNYYGGKPPSDGLKLALKIITLQANHSDWAIKTFGNAPADPAKDPAAAMENQFKIEAAIDAAAAARAATSDANSLIYLAKANQLANADPARIKAPALILYAPTDLVFYAPLVEEAARKIAAGGTAVETAQLPGPNGHLNGVLAVAQQADKIKAFLGK, from the coding sequence ATGTTGCGCGCGCTGCAGCTTGCTGTCGCGAAGTTCGTTTGTGCGCTGGTTCTCTTGTCGCCGCTGCCGGCGCTGGCGCAGAGCGATCTCATCGTCGAGAAGAAGACCTTCTCGATACCGAGCTACACCACGGTGGGCGGCGCGACCATCAAGGACGTCAAGATCGGGTGGCAATCCGCCGGTACGCTCAATGCCGACAAGTCGAATGCGATCCTCATCACACATTTCTTTTCCGGCACCAGCCACGCCTTCGGCAAATATTCGAAGGACGACAAGGCCGCGGGTTACTGGGACTATCTGATCGGGCCCGGAAAGACGATCGACACGAATAAATATTTCGTCCTGTCTTCCGACACGCTGGTCAATCTCAATGTCAACGCGCCGAATGTCGTCACCACCGGTCCGGCCAGCATCAATCCGGATACCGGCAAGCCCTACGGCATGAGCTTCCCGGTGGTGAGCATCAAGGATTTCGTGCGCGTCCAGAAGGCGCTGATCGACAGTCTCGGCATCAAGAAGCTGCACGCGGTGATGGGCGCTTCGATGGGCGCCTTGCAGACTTACGAATGGGCCGCGACCTATCCCGAAGCGGTCGACCGGATCGTGCCGGTGATCGGTACGCCCGGAGGCGATGCGTTTCTGATCGAATGGCTGAACATCTGGGCCGCGCCGATCAAGCTCGATCCGAACTGGAACGGCGGCAATTATTACGGTGGCAAGCCGCCGAGCGACGGGCTCAAGCTCGCGCTGAAGATCATCACGCTGCAGGCCAATCACTCGGATTGGGCGATCAAGACTTTCGGCAACGCGCCGGCCGATCCGGCGAAAGACCCGGCGGCTGCGATGGAGAACCAGTTCAAGATTGAGGCTGCGATCGACGCGGCGGCCGCGGCCCGCGCGGCCACGTCGGATGCCAATTCGCTGATCTATCTCGCCAAGGCCAATCAGCTTGCCAATGCCGATCCGGCCAGGATCAAGGCACCGGCGCTGATCCTTTATGCGCCGACGGATCTCGTTTTCTACGCGCCACTCGTCGAGGAAGCGGCGCGGAAAATTGCGGCCGGCGGAACGGCGGTAGAGACCGCGCAACTGCCGGGACCGAATGGACATCTCAACGGCGTGCTGGCCGTGGCGCAGCAGGCCGACAAGATCAAGGCGTTTCTCGGCAAATGA
- a CDS encoding single-stranded DNA-binding protein: MAGSVNKVILVGNLGADPEIRRTQDGRPVANLRIATSETWRDKNTGERKEKTEWHRVVVFNEGLCKVIEQYLKKGAKVYLEGALQTRKWQDKDGQDRYSTEVVLQGFNSVLTMLDGRGGGGGSSGGGDVGSNDDFGSSGASGGFSGGGQRRQPAMAGGGGRGNDMDDEIPF; encoded by the coding sequence ATGGCGGGTAGCGTCAACAAAGTGATTTTGGTCGGCAATCTGGGCGCCGACCCGGAAATTCGCCGCACGCAGGACGGCCGTCCGGTCGCCAACCTGCGCATCGCGACATCGGAGACGTGGCGCGACAAGAACACCGGCGAGCGCAAGGAAAAGACCGAGTGGCACCGCGTCGTCGTGTTCAACGAAGGCTTGTGCAAGGTCATCGAGCAGTATCTCAAGAAGGGCGCCAAGGTTTACCTCGAAGGCGCGCTGCAGACCCGCAAGTGGCAGGACAAGGACGGTCAGGATCGCTACTCGACCGAGGTCGTGCTGCAGGGCTTCAACTCGGTGCTGACCATGCTCGACGGCCGCGGCGGTGGGGGCGGCAGCTCGGGCGGCGGCGACGTCGGCAGCAATGACGACTTCGGCTCCAGCGGTGCCAGCGGAGGCTTCAGCGGCGGCGGTCAGCGCCGGCAGCCGGCCATGGCCGGCGGTGGCGGCCGCGGTAACGATATGGACGACGAGATTCCGTTCTGA
- a CDS encoding outer membrane protein, which produces MTHVIRIVSLWIIALAMTAPSFAADLRRPIYKAPPLPAYVPYNWSGIYVGANGGYGWGKAHVTNSLADFTTNSQYGWLAGVTVGYNIQTGVWVWGLEGDIDYAFIKGNGSNVATCGAASCEVKNTWVGTARGRVGYAMDRWLPYITGGAAFSGAKISTSTGSNTRTTTGWTAGGGIEYGISRDWSVKAEYLYADLGKATCDAGVCGVETTFRPRINMVRAGVNVRF; this is translated from the coding sequence ATGACGCATGTCATCCGCATCGTTTCGTTATGGATTATCGCGCTGGCGATGACGGCACCGTCATTCGCAGCCGATCTGCGTAGACCCATCTACAAGGCGCCGCCCCTGCCCGCTTACGTGCCGTACAACTGGAGCGGCATCTATGTCGGCGCCAATGGCGGCTACGGCTGGGGCAAGGCTCACGTCACCAACTCGCTCGCCGATTTCACCACCAATTCGCAATACGGTTGGCTCGCCGGCGTGACGGTCGGCTACAACATCCAAACCGGTGTCTGGGTCTGGGGCCTCGAAGGCGACATCGACTACGCCTTCATCAAGGGCAACGGCTCGAATGTCGCGACCTGCGGCGCCGCGAGCTGCGAAGTAAAGAACACGTGGGTCGGTACGGCCCGCGGTCGCGTCGGCTACGCGATGGACCGCTGGCTGCCTTACATCACCGGCGGCGCGGCCTTCTCCGGGGCCAAGATATCGACCAGCACCGGCAGCAACACCAGGACCACCACCGGCTGGACCGCCGGCGGCGGCATCGAATACGGCATCAGCCGGGACTGGTCGGTGAAAGCGGAATATCTCTATGCCGATCTCGGCAAAGCGACCTGCGACGCCGGCGTCTGCGGTGTCGAAACCACCTTCAGGCCGCGGATCAATATGGTGCGTGCTGGCGTGAACGTTCGCTTCTGA
- a CDS encoding outer membrane protein, whose product MKRFHALLLGCVCLPALAVSASAADIPLKAPAPAYYAPYFSWTGFYAGINGGYGWSDSFADNAKGGVYGGQVGYNWQIGSFVLGVEGDFQGTTIKATETAGAVTAEGKIDAYATVRGRIGYAFNRALIYGTGGWAYTKTKLKLSVGTASIEDSAWGSGYAVGGGLEWAVWDRWSVKGEYLYIDSGDTTLTLAGATATGDFKYNVVRAGLNYRF is encoded by the coding sequence ATGAAGCGCTTTCACGCGTTATTGCTTGGCTGTGTCTGTTTGCCGGCGCTCGCCGTTTCGGCGTCGGCGGCCGACATCCCGCTCAAGGCCCCCGCTCCGGCCTATTACGCACCGTATTTTTCGTGGACCGGATTCTACGCCGGCATCAATGGCGGCTACGGCTGGTCCGACTCCTTCGCCGACAACGCCAAGGGCGGCGTCTATGGCGGCCAGGTTGGCTACAACTGGCAGATCGGCAGCTTCGTGCTCGGCGTGGAAGGCGACTTCCAGGGCACGACCATCAAGGCAACCGAAACGGCCGGTGCCGTCACGGCGGAAGGCAAGATCGACGCCTACGCCACCGTGCGGGGCCGCATCGGCTATGCCTTCAACCGTGCACTGATCTACGGCACCGGCGGCTGGGCCTACACCAAGACCAAGCTGAAGCTGAGCGTCGGCACTGCGTCGATCGAGGATTCGGCCTGGGGTTCGGGCTACGCGGTCGGCGGCGGTCTCGAATGGGCGGTGTGGGATCGCTGGAGCGTGAAGGGCGAATATCTCTACATCGACTCCGGCGACACGACCCTGACACTGGCCGGCGCCACCGCGACCGGCGACTTCAAGTACAACGTCGTCCGCGCCGGTTTGAACTATCGGTTCTGA